The genomic region CCCTGGACGGTCCGGCTGGCGGTGGCGACCCGCACGAGAGGACGGCTAGTCCCCTGTCGACGGCGGATCTCCTCAAGGACGGTCTCGAACTGTTCGGCAGTCATTTTAGGGGGTTCCTGGGGGAGTCTCGCCCGTCGGAGTCGGTCCCCCCCGTCCGTAAGAGGGAGGCTCGCGGCGGGCGTCGATCGTAGATCCCCTGCCGGGCGCGGCGGATGGACCCGACGATCGGCCTGGACATTTTGAGGATCGCCTTGCACCGGTCAAGTCCGACCGGTCGCAGGGATTTGATCGGCGTTGACCCCGCCCGGCATTTATGCCAAAACTCGGCCGGCCCGTCGCCGATAAGTTGGGAGTCGAGGGCGTGGAGGATCCGCGCCCATCGCCGCCGCAACTGCGACGGCCCCGCACAGGATCAGGAGCCGCTCATGGGCATGGACGCACCGCAATCGCCGACCACGCGCGCCGGGGCCGTCCCCCATCGCTGGACGCGCGTCGAGGACCCCGGCTCTGAGGCGGTGATCGATGCCTTTGAAACCGTCATCGCCGGAGGCGGCCCTGCCGGCCTCACCGGCGCCTACGAACTGGCCAAGCACGGCCGCTCCTGCGCCGTGCTCGAAGCCGATCCCAGGCTCGTTGGCGGCATCAGTCGGACCGACGAATACAAAGGGTACCGCTTCGACATCGGCGGCCACCGGTTCTTTTCCAAGAGCCGGGAGGTCAACGAACTCTGGCGCGAGATCCTCGGCGATCAGTTCGTCAAACGACCTCGGCTCAGCCGTATCTTCTATGACCGCAAGTTCTTCCATTATCCCCTCAAGCCCTTCGACGCCCTGTCGAAGTTGGGGATGATCCGGTCGGCGCGGATCCTCGCGAGCTACCTTCACGCCCGGCTCAGGCCGATTCGACCGGAGCGAAGTTACGAAGACTGGGTCGTCAATCGCTTCGGACGAGTCCTCTTCGAAACCTTCTTCAAGTCGTACACCGAAAAAGTCTGGGGGATGCCGACCAACGCCATCTCGGCCGACTGGGCGGCCCAACGGATCAAGGGGCTGAGTCTGGTCGAAGCTGTCCTCAGCGCCTTCAAGTGGGGAAGCCGCCCCGGCCAGGGAGAGGTCGTGAAGACCCTGATCGAGGAGTTTCACTACCCCCGTCTCGGCCCCGGCCAGATGTGGGAGACGGCTCGCGACAGGATTCGCGAGATGGGGGGCGGGGTCCACATGGATCGCCGCGTCGTCCGAATCGACCACGACGGGACCTCGGTCCAGGCGGTCGTCGCCAAGGACGCCGCCGGCCGCATGTACCGCTACGCCGGCCGCCACTTTCTCTCGACGCTCCCGATCCGCGAGTTGATTCGGTCGATGAACCCGGCCGCGCCGGATGAAGTCCGAAAAGCCGCCGAATCGCTGAGCTATCGCGACTTCCTCTCGGTCGTCCTGATCGTCGACCGCGCCGAAACGTTCCCGGACACCTGGATCTACGTCCACGAACCGAACGTCCAGGTCGGGCGGATTCAGAACTTCAAGAACTGGTCGCCGGATCTCGTCCCCGACCAATCGAAGACGAGCCTGGGACTGGAATACTTCTGCTTCGAGGGGGACGACCTCTGGACCTCCTCCGACGAGGATCTGCTGGCCCTCGGCCGCCGCGAACTCGACGCGATGGGTTTGATCCCCGCCGATCAGGTCATCGACGGCTGCGTCGTGCGGATGCCGAAGGCGTACCCGGTCTATGACGACGCCTATCAAAAGCATCTGGCCGTGATCCGCGACTGGCTGTCGAAGCTCGGCAACCTGGAGTTGGCCGGGCGAAACGGCATGCACAAATACAACAATCAGGATCACTCGATGATGACCGCGCTCCTGGCGGCGCGGAACATTCTCGGCCACGGGTCGTACGACACCTGGAAGGTCAACACGGACGCCGAGTACCACGAAGAGGGCCCCTCGGACGACGTCCAGACACCGGGCGTCGGCCGCGCAATCCCTCGTCGGATCGAGGCGGCCTGAACCGGGCGGGAAACTGCTGAACCGCTCGCACGTCATCCACCCGCGTGCTACGATCGTCGTCGATCCGCCCGATCCCCTTGTCGGCCGGGCGCCGACGGTCGAACCTCCTGTCGCGGGGTGATAGACGATGTTGCACTCGCTGGTCGCCTTGGGGCTTCTCGCGTTCGCCGCCGACGATGCGGCGATCTCCCTCTTCGACGGCAAGAGCCTCGACGGCTGGGTCGCCGAAGGAGCGTCGGATTATCAGGTCGACGGGGCGAAGAAACCGGTGTGGGTCGTCGAGGACGGGCTCCTCGTCTGCCACGGCAAGGGCTTCGGCTTTCTCCGCTACAAGGAGCGGGAATTCGACGACTTCACCTTCCACGTCGAGTTCAAGATGGAGAAGGGCTGCAACAGCGGCCTCGGCGTCCGGACGCAGGCGTTCGACCCCAAGAAGTCGTCCGCGACCCGGCCCTCCTACTATTCGTATGAGATCCAACTGATCGACGACGCCGGCAAGCCCGCGAACAAGCACAGCACGGGCTCGCTCTATCGATACGTCGAGCCCAAGGAAAACGCGATGAAGCCCGCCGGCGAGTGGAACACGATTGAGGTCACCTGCGAAGGGCCTCGCATCCGAGTCACGCTCAACGGCAAGCTGATTCAGGACGTGGACCAGAGTCAGATTGAGGAGATCGCCAAGAAGCCCCTCCACGGCTACGTCTGCCTCCAGAACCACGGCGGGACGATCGCCTTCCGCGCGGTCGAGGTCCGACAGTTGAAGCCTGCCGCCAAGGCCGGCTGATCATGGACGAGCCGAGAACGGATCCGGCAGCCGCTTCCACAACTCGCCGATGCGCCGGAGGTGCCGCATATGGTCCTCCGGCCCCTCGCCGCTGAAGCCCAGCACGATGAGCCGCCCCTTCGTCGCCGTGCGAATTTGCCGCCAGCCGTCGGTCCAGTCGACGTCCGCCTGTTCAGGCGATGCTCCGACCGCCTTCAGCAAGAAGTCGGCCGTCTCGGTGGTGCTGGCGTAACCGGGCGGGATCTGGGACGAGTGACTCACGAGCATCGTCTTACGACCCTGAGCCGCCTCACGCGCGAACCGCTCAAAGCCGCTCATCAGGTTGGGATCGACGCTCTTCTGAGCCGGGTCGCCCTCATAGCCGCAGTAGATCGAATCCGCCATGACGATGGCGTCGATCCGCTCGAACGAGGCAGGCGTTTTGAGGATCTCTCGGACGCCTCCGAAACCCGCGCTGAAGCTGCTGACGAGGACCTTCCCCACTTCCCACTTCACGCTGGGGTCGCCGGGAGCGGCCTTAACCGCCTGATCGAGCAGCCGAGGGAACAGGTCGGGATCTGAGAAGGGCTTCGAGTAGGCCGAGGAAAGCCCGCTTCGGTTGAACGAGACAAGCACGGCGTTCCAGCCCACGGCCACAAGAGCAGGCTCCGTGACGGTCGGCGTCCCGTGGAGATGCAGGACGATATTCACCTTGCCGTCGCTCGGCTTGAACGAGGCCGGTACGAACAGCTTGGCATCGTCCGGCAGGTCGACGCGACGGCCTTCGGGAGGGGCGGCGGCGAGGAGGACGAGTGCGGAGAGGGCATGGATCAAAGGCATGCGAAAGGCTCCTGGATCGCGGCGAGGCCTGTCACGAGGCGTCATCGTCTCGCGACGGGATGATCTGCTGGAAGATGGCCCGAGCGCGGGTGGTGTAGCGGGCGGAGTCGAGAAGGAAGGTAGAAACGGCGTCAGTCGGGTCGGGCTCGTCGTACTTGAGCCTTCGGGCGAGGCGGGTGAGATCCTCGGGATCCTCGGGAAGCTCCGCCCCGGCTCGGTCGTGAATCAGGCGGAGGCGGGCGTCGACGCTGAAGAGGAAGTTGTAGATGTCGCGGAGTTCGTCGTGGAGCGTCGGCGTCAGGGCGCCCACGGCGGCCAGTGCGTCGAGAGCCTCCCAGGTGTTGGGACGGAGGACTTCCGGGTGCTCCGCCGCGTGGATGAGCATCAGGTACTGAACGACGAATTCCACGTCGGCCAGGCCGCCCACCCCGCGCTTGAGATCCTTACGCCCGCGCGAGTCTTCCAGCCGTCGCCGCATGTCGGCGACCTCGCGGCCGACGGCCGCGGCGTCGATCGGTCGGGCGAGGATCGCGCGGATGGCGTCGTCGACGTACCGGCCGAACCCGCCGGTCGCGAAGACCACCCGACCGCGCGTGAGCGCCAGCTTCTCCCAGGATTGGGCGGAGGTCGCGAAGTAATCCTTGAACGACTCCAGCGTGTTGACTAGCGGCCCCGCCGCCCCATGGGGTCGGAGACGCGTGTCGACCTGATAGAGCACGCCCGAGCCGGCGCCGCCCAACGCCTTGAGCATCCGCTGGGCGACGTCGGCCACGAACTGCTGGTTGGTCGTCGATTCGGGACCGCCGGTCGTCGCACCGTCGCTCTCGTGAAGGAACACCAGGTCGAGGTCGCTGTGATAGTTGAGCGCTCGGCCGCCGAGCTTCCCCAGAGCGAGGATCGCCCAGCGGTCGCGACGGCCGTCGGCGGCTCGGGTGGGCCGTCCGTACCGGACCGACCGCTGAGCCCACTGATTCCGCGCGACCTGTCCGATGATCGCCTCGGCCACGTCGGCCAACTCACGCGCGACCTCGCGGATGGGTTCGCGAGCCAGAACGTCGCGGGTGCCGATGCGGACCCATTCCTTGTTGCGGAAACTCCAAAGGATCGGCGCGATGTCTTCCACCGATCCCCGCGTCAACTCGGCCAGTTCCGCCTTGATCGCCGCGCCGGGGAGCGGACGGTCGACGACGAGCGAATCCATCAAGTCGTCGATCATCCCGGGGTTGTTGGTCAGGATCCGTGAGACGAGCTGGCTGGTGGCGCACAACTCGACGTAAAGGCGAAGGCTCGGCGGGTTGAAGTTGAACAACTCCCAGAGGATGGCCTTCGCCCCCAGCGACGCCGAAACGCGTTCCAGGTTCGCCAACGTCAGGTCTGGGTCGGCGGTTTTGCCCACCGCCTGGAGTAGTCGAGGAGCGATCGACGCCAGGAAGTGTCGACAGCGGGCCTGTGACAGGAACGGGATGTCTTCGCGGGCCAGGGCCATCAGGTTGGAGTAGGCCGCGACGCGGTCGCGGAACGGGTAGCGAGAGAGGGCCTCGGAGATATGCTCCTCGGTCGGGTGCGGATCCAAAACCAGGTCGACGATCGGGTCGGCCTCGCCGCCGTCGCTCTCGTCGAGGAACGCTTCGTGGAGAATGTGGTTGAGGATCCGTCGGTTCAACTCGGTCTTGCTGCGGTAATCAGCCAGGAATCGCTCCGCCGGCCCGACGCGGTTCTCCGTGGGTCCGTATGGGACGTAACCCATTCGGATGGCCAGCGTCCGCAGCTCCTCCATCTGACGCGGCATTTCGTGGGTCTGGCGGTCGAAGAGCATCTGGAGGCGGTGCTCAACCTGACGGAGAAAGCGATAGGTGTCGTCCATGACGCTCCGCTCCTCGGCCGTCAACGACCCCACTTGCTCCAGTCGGTCGATGGCCTCGAGCGTGTTCGTGCTCCGGACGATGGGATACTCGCCGCCGTGCAGAAGCTGAAGGAACTGGACGACGAATTCGACGTCGCGGATGCCGCCGTGGCCCGTCTTGACCTCGAATTCAGCCCGGCCGGCGGAGACCGTGCGTTGCTCGATCCGACGCTTGAGCGACTTGATCTCCGAGATTTCCGATGCGCTGAGGTATCGCCGATAGACGAACGGCGTGACGGCTGCGATGAAGCTCCGGCCAAGCTCGGCGTCGCCCGCGACGGTCCGACACTTGATGAGCGCCTGCCGCTCCCAGGTACGGCCTCGGCTGACGTAATAGTTCATCGTCGCGTCGAGCGAACGAGCCAGCACCCCCTGGTCCCCCTCAGGGCGGAGTCGCATGTCGACGCGATAGGCGATGCCCAGGGTCGTGTGATCGGAGAGCAGTTGGACGATCTCCGAGCTCATGCGGGCGAAGAATTCGGCGTTGGTGACCGATCGGGCTCCCGTCGTGACGCCGTCCTGATCGTAGAGGAAGATCAGATCGATGTCCGAGCTGTAATTCAACTCCACGCCGCCCAGTTTCCCGAGGCCGAGAACCGCGAACTGGGCGGGCCTCCCGTCTCCTCGCGTGGGAGTACCGTAGCGACGCTCGACGGAGGCTCGCGCCAGGCGAGTGGCCGCCTCGACGCAGGCGTCGGCGAGGTGGGAGAGGTCGGTGGTGGTCACCTCCAGCGGGAAACCTCGGACGACGTCGTTGTAGCCGATCCGAAGGGTCTCGCGGAGTCGGAACCGACGCAAGATGAGGCGAGGGTCCTCGCCGGCGGCCTCGTCCGTGAGCGACGTCCAGAGGTCTGCGATCAGCGTCGCGCGGTCCCGACGGTCTGCGCCGGCCTGGAGCCAGTCAATCAACTCGGGACGACGAATCAGCAGGTCGCTGAGATGCTGGCTCGTGCTGAAGACCTGAAGAAGGGTCTCCGTCGTCCGAGGCCGCGATGCGAGGCGGGCGAGCCCTGCCTGGGGATCGGGGAGTGCGGCCACGTACCGCTCGAAGTTCGTCAGGGCCATGCCTGGGTCGGAACTTCGGGGCAGATAGGTGTCGAACTGGCCGGCGACCTGAGCGAGGAGCGGCAAGGGCTCAGGCCCGGCGTGGCGGGCGAGGTCTTCCAGGTCGCGAAGGCCACGGTCGAGGTCACGAACTCCCAGACCCTGGAGCCATTTCCGCGACCGCTCGGGGAATTCCAACTGTCGCACGAACCAATCGAGATTCACGACGACGCCCCCGGGTTGCGACGGTCCCTCAGGAGGACGTCAGGTTGGGCGGGACGTGCTGCAGGTGCCGGATGATCGCCTCGACGTCGTCCTGGGTCAAGCCGGTCCGGGCGGCGATCTCGCGTTCATCGACGCCCGCGCCGACGAGCGGGCCGACCTCGGCGGCGAAAGGGCGGAGCGGGGGAGGGAGGTCGGGCTGAGGGGTGTACTTGCGATGGGCCTCCCAGGGGGGGCCGTAATCGGCGAAGCCGGGATCGAGCCAGTATTCCCGACCCCCGTGGGCCAGCACTTCCAGGAACCATTCCTCGAAGCTCGTCGCGATGATCCTGGGCTTGGTCCCGGCTTCCTCGTCGCCGGACACGAAGATGGGACAGCCCCCGCCGGGCCATCGGTAGGCCAGGTCGATGCAGACGGTCTCGACGTTCGGGTTGCCCAGCTCGAACCAGCTTTCGGGCTGGATGTGCAGGTCGTCCATTCGGCCGAAGAGGATCATCGGGCCGATGGCCGAGATCGGATGGATCAGCGGCCCCTCTCGGTGAAGGCCGTCGGACAGGAGCAGCCAGGATCGAAGGCCCGACGGCAGTTGGAAACCGTGCCGGTTCTCCCATCCCGCGACGGCCTCCGGAGAGGCCCCGGGATGAACGGAATCGGGGCCGAAGCCTGCGGCGAGCACAGCGGGGTCAGGCCGATGCGCTGAGGGAACGCCCCCCCAGGACAGCCAGCGGTCGACTAGCTCGACGAGGCGGTTCGGCATCCCCGCCCCTTTCATGCCGTGGTCGTCGCCGATGCGTCGGCGACTCGTCCGAAGAGCGTCACGGCGCTCGCGTTCTCGATCGTCACGCGGACCATTCGGCCGGTGAGATCCTCTGATCCGGGGAAGACCACGATCCGGTCGCAGGCCGTGCGCCCGGTCATCTGATCCGGGCCGTCCCAACCTTCCTTGCGGGTCGTCGAACGGCTCGGCCCTTCGACGAGAACCGTCGCATCCTGACCGATGAAGGTTCGGTTGTCTTCCAGGCTGATCGCCGTCTGGAGGTCCAGCAGAATGTGGTTCCGCCGCTTCTTCACTTCCTCGGGAACGTCGTCAGCGAAGAGCCCGTCGGCCTTGGTGCCGGTTCGGGGGCTGTACTTGAAGATGAAGCTGTTCTTGAACCGCGAGCGTTCGAGCAGGCCCACGGTTTTCTCAAACGACTCGTCGGTCTCGCCGCAGAAGCCGACGATGAAGTCGCTGGAGACCGACGCGCCGGGGATCGTGGCCCGAAGTCGAGCGAGCATGTCCTCGTAGAAGGCCGCGGTATACATCCTCTTCATTCGCTTGAGGATCATGTCGCAGCCGCTCTGGGCGGGGACGTGGATGTATCGCGAGACCTTGGGGAGGTCGCGGACGGCCTGCAGGAGGTCGTCGGTCATGTCGTTGGGGAAGTTCGTGATGAACTTGATCCGCTCGACGCCCTCGATGTCGTGCAGTCGGGCGAGCAGGTCGGACAGCCGGGTGGTGCGGCCGTCGCCTTCCTTGTGCTTGTAGCTGTTGACCGTCTGGCCGATGAGGGTGATCTCCTTCACCCCCTGCATGGCGAGCAGGCGAGCCTCGGCGACGATCGCCGACGGGGGCCGGCTCTGCTCGGGGCCTCGGACGGACGGGACGATGCAGTAGGTGCAGAACTTGTCGCAGCCCATCATGACCCGCAGGTACGCCTGGAACGGGCTGGGACGGACGGCGGGCTCGCGATCGGCGTCGTAGCTGTCGAAGCTGGACGTCACGTGCTCGCGGCTGCCGGCGGTTCTCGCCAGGCTGACGGCGAGTTGAGGCGCGGCGTCGGCCTTGGCCTTGGCCAGCAGTTCGGGGACCCGACCGAGTTGTCCGGGCCCGACGACCACATCGACGTGGGGGGCTCGGCGGAGGATCTGGGTCTGGTCCTTCTGCGCCATGCAGCCGAGAACGCCGACGGCCAGCTCGGGCTTCTTCCGCTTGAGATGCTTGATTCGCCCCAGCGCGCTGTAGATCTTGTCCTCAGCGTGCTGGCGGACGGAGCAGGTGTTGTACAGGATGGCGTCGGCCTGCTCGATGTCGTCGGTCAGCTCATAGCCGTCGTCGCGGAGGCGGGCGACGACCAACTCGCTGTCGAGCACGTTCATCTGGCAGCCGACGGTCTCAATGTACAGTTTCTTGGTCGGTGGCGAGGTCGGCTGGTCGGCCATCGCTCGGGAACTCCCAGGCGGAGGGTCGGCGCGGAGGCGGCGAGCATGTTCAAGGGGTTGGGACGCCGTCCCCCTTGGTTGGGGAAGCGCCTACATCCGATCAATCTTAACAGGCCGTCGAAAATATGGGAACGGCTCTCAACGAACCGCTCGGCCGATCGTGGGAATCGGCCCAGGGAGACCTCGGCGCGGCTGGCGGAAGGTTGGAAGGGCGGATATAAACCCTTTGTCAAGAGTTCACGATTCCTCATCGGGAAGTCGCACGGATCGCTCATGAGAATCCTGGCCGTCCATCCTAGCTCGCTGATGTACACGAAGGTCTTCCTCAGGCTGGA from Paludisphaera rhizosphaerae harbors:
- the miaB gene encoding tRNA (N6-isopentenyl adenosine(37)-C2)-methylthiotransferase MiaB, translated to MADQPTSPPTKKLYIETVGCQMNVLDSELVVARLRDDGYELTDDIEQADAILYNTCSVRQHAEDKIYSALGRIKHLKRKKPELAVGVLGCMAQKDQTQILRRAPHVDVVVGPGQLGRVPELLAKAKADAAPQLAVSLARTAGSREHVTSSFDSYDADREPAVRPSPFQAYLRVMMGCDKFCTYCIVPSVRGPEQSRPPSAIVAEARLLAMQGVKEITLIGQTVNSYKHKEGDGRTTRLSDLLARLHDIEGVERIKFITNFPNDMTDDLLQAVRDLPKVSRYIHVPAQSGCDMILKRMKRMYTAAFYEDMLARLRATIPGASVSSDFIVGFCGETDESFEKTVGLLERSRFKNSFIFKYSPRTGTKADGLFADDVPEEVKKRRNHILLDLQTAISLEDNRTFIGQDATVLVEGPSRSTTRKEGWDGPDQMTGRTACDRIVVFPGSEDLTGRMVRVTIENASAVTLFGRVADASATTTA
- the glnE gene encoding bifunctional [glutamate--ammonia ligase]-adenylyl-L-tyrosine phosphorylase/[glutamate--ammonia-ligase] adenylyltransferase, whose protein sequence is MNLDWFVRQLEFPERSRKWLQGLGVRDLDRGLRDLEDLARHAGPEPLPLLAQVAGQFDTYLPRSSDPGMALTNFERYVAALPDPQAGLARLASRPRTTETLLQVFSTSQHLSDLLIRRPELIDWLQAGADRRDRATLIADLWTSLTDEAAGEDPRLILRRFRLRETLRIGYNDVVRGFPLEVTTTDLSHLADACVEAATRLARASVERRYGTPTRGDGRPAQFAVLGLGKLGGVELNYSSDIDLIFLYDQDGVTTGARSVTNAEFFARMSSEIVQLLSDHTTLGIAYRVDMRLRPEGDQGVLARSLDATMNYYVSRGRTWERQALIKCRTVAGDAELGRSFIAAVTPFVYRRYLSASEISEIKSLKRRIEQRTVSAGRAEFEVKTGHGGIRDVEFVVQFLQLLHGGEYPIVRSTNTLEAIDRLEQVGSLTAEERSVMDDTYRFLRQVEHRLQMLFDRQTHEMPRQMEELRTLAIRMGYVPYGPTENRVGPAERFLADYRSKTELNRRILNHILHEAFLDESDGGEADPIVDLVLDPHPTEEHISEALSRYPFRDRVAAYSNLMALAREDIPFLSQARCRHFLASIAPRLLQAVGKTADPDLTLANLERVSASLGAKAILWELFNFNPPSLRLYVELCATSQLVSRILTNNPGMIDDLMDSLVVDRPLPGAAIKAELAELTRGSVEDIAPILWSFRNKEWVRIGTRDVLAREPIREVARELADVAEAIIGQVARNQWAQRSVRYGRPTRAADGRRDRWAILALGKLGGRALNYHSDLDLVFLHESDGATTGGPESTTNQQFVADVAQRMLKALGGAGSGVLYQVDTRLRPHGAAGPLVNTLESFKDYFATSAQSWEKLALTRGRVVFATGGFGRYVDDAIRAILARPIDAAAVGREVADMRRRLEDSRGRKDLKRGVGGLADVEFVVQYLMLIHAAEHPEVLRPNTWEALDALAAVGALTPTLHDELRDIYNFLFSVDARLRLIHDRAGAELPEDPEDLTRLARRLKYDEPDPTDAVSTFLLDSARYTTRARAIFQQIIPSRDDDAS
- a CDS encoding NAD(P)/FAD-dependent oxidoreductase; translated protein: MDAPQSPTTRAGAVPHRWTRVEDPGSEAVIDAFETVIAGGGPAGLTGAYELAKHGRSCAVLEADPRLVGGISRTDEYKGYRFDIGGHRFFSKSREVNELWREILGDQFVKRPRLSRIFYDRKFFHYPLKPFDALSKLGMIRSARILASYLHARLRPIRPERSYEDWVVNRFGRVLFETFFKSYTEKVWGMPTNAISADWAAQRIKGLSLVEAVLSAFKWGSRPGQGEVVKTLIEEFHYPRLGPGQMWETARDRIREMGGGVHMDRRVVRIDHDGTSVQAVVAKDAAGRMYRYAGRHFLSTLPIRELIRSMNPAAPDEVRKAAESLSYRDFLSVVLIVDRAETFPDTWIYVHEPNVQVGRIQNFKNWSPDLVPDQSKTSLGLEYFCFEGDDLWTSSDEDLLALGRRELDAMGLIPADQVIDGCVVRMPKAYPVYDDAYQKHLAVIRDWLSKLGNLELAGRNGMHKYNNQDHSMMTALLAARNILGHGSYDTWKVNTDAEYHEEGPSDDVQTPGVGRAIPRRIEAA
- a CDS encoding 3-keto-disaccharide hydrolase — protein: MLHSLVALGLLAFAADDAAISLFDGKSLDGWVAEGASDYQVDGAKKPVWVVEDGLLVCHGKGFGFLRYKEREFDDFTFHVEFKMEKGCNSGLGVRTQAFDPKKSSATRPSYYSYEIQLIDDAGKPANKHSTGSLYRYVEPKENAMKPAGEWNTIEVTCEGPRIRVTLNGKLIQDVDQSQIEEIAKKPLHGYVCLQNHGGTIAFRAVEVRQLKPAAKAG
- a CDS encoding SMI1/KNR4 family protein, producing MPNRLVELVDRWLSWGGVPSAHRPDPAVLAAGFGPDSVHPGASPEAVAGWENRHGFQLPSGLRSWLLLSDGLHREGPLIHPISAIGPMILFGRMDDLHIQPESWFELGNPNVETVCIDLAYRWPGGGCPIFVSGDEEAGTKPRIIATSFEEWFLEVLAHGGREYWLDPGFADYGPPWEAHRKYTPQPDLPPPLRPFAAEVGPLVGAGVDEREIAARTGLTQDDVEAIIRHLQHVPPNLTSS